Within Salvia splendens isolate huo1 chromosome 21, SspV2, whole genome shotgun sequence, the genomic segment GATAactttagagagagagagagagagagagagagagagagttgataATCAcagagaaaaatgaattttaggTAAGCttttgacatttttaattttgGCGCGATTGACTAGTTGAATAAGAAATGATATGGTCTTCTATCTTATCTTCCACACTGTTCTTTTCTCTCTCGTCCCTCATTTATAGAGACAATCACGATTCAACTTTTTTCAGCTTCTATTTTCGTTTTTTTTCCAGTTTTTTGGGCACCTTTTTTTTAATCTGGAAATGATTTTTAGTGATTTGCTACTGAGAACATCTCCAACTATACTCCAAAAATAAGTTTTGATGTAAAAATCTtctccaaccatacaccaaaTATAGTATTACTGCAAAAAATTTGTAagaaaaaaactcaaaaatagtgtaaattttgaatttgatgtaaatggttggagatggtctaaGAAATCACCATACAAAATTTTACTTTCCCTACTATACTCAGGAAGCATGAAAACAAGAAGATCAAATCATTCGGTTTGtattcaaataaattacaaaacaaTCTTCAATCAACTTCAATAGGAAAGGAAAATGTATTCACATTTACTGACAAACAAATTATATTACAACCATGCAATGGTTTCAGTTTAGCATAGCAtacatcatatatatatataatcaagtATTCCCACCACTTATTACTCCAAAAGATGCAACATTTTGCAGTAGAACTGTGGCAGCAGTTCTTCAAGCAAGCCCCTGCAAATATCAACATTAGCAGCAGTGGCGTTTGATTCCGAGAcctctccgttccatagtacAAATGTCTACCACTCGAGACTAATATAACTCGATGAACTAGACTACAAATTTGCTAAAACTGTTATGCAATCACAACATGCAGAAAAACAGACCTCATAATTAAGAAGCTTAAAATTGGAAAGATAAGTTACCTGTCAAGAATGATCATTCATTCGGGAGGCGGGAAAATTGAGAGCTTGAATGTAAAGCCTTCAGGTTGTGCACTTCTCTTCACCTGAATGTCCTTAGCAGATGCAGCAGCAGATTTACAGACGTACATCTCCAACATTTGAAGTGTTTCTACTTCGGCCAGTGCAATTGGAATCTTGATAAGCTTATCACAGTTCTTGAGCACAAGGCTTCTCAATCTAGGGAAGTGATGGGATGAAGCCTCCCAACAAACTAAATCCGTCTCTTCAATTTGCAAGAATTCAAGATGGCGAAAACCTCCATCAACCGCCTTCCATATGTCCCCAATGAACGCCTTATCTTTCAACTTGAGAATCTCAAGGTTCTCTAGCAACCCAAGGATATGCATGGAATCCCAACGGAGGAACGTGGAGATCAGTGTGAGGCTCTTAAGTGTAGACGGGAATTGATAAGGTTGAGGAAGGCAATCCAGTCCGCCTTCAGAAGCTGGTCTAGGATACACGTCATTCATTAGCTTAAGCTTTTCAAGATACTTCAGTTTTCCAATGGCATCAAATGATTCCATCTTTCTTTCCAAAAGCAAGGCTAGCTCCCCACGAATGCCCAATTTCTTTAAATTGCAAGCCCTATCAAATATCTCTGTATTGCAATTCTTCACAGAAATCGTGCCAAGTGTTTGAAGCTCTGCACCGTGTTTGCTGTCTTTGCCCGGCTTGGGCAAAGTAGCTGATGCATTAGTCTTGAAATGCCTAAGCCGAGACAATTTCCATATATCCGCTTTCACTGCAAGCTCACGCAATGTGGTGTCAACTATAAGTGTTTGTATGTTCCAAAGCTCGCTGAATTTTGAAGGAAGAGTTGGCATGTCCAATGACAAGGCAATGTACCTCACATGAATCAATTCATACATGTGACTGGTAATTTTGGTGAGTTTGATGGGTTTGACATCTAAAACCCTGAGCAATTCAAAAGCTCCAAGCATGTGTGGAACGCTCTCTGGGGGCAAGATGAATCCATCTttggaaaaacaaacaaatgaCCGAACACGATGGCCAGCAGGTTTTGAACGGATAAACTTCAAGCAATTGGTATGAATAGAAATACGGCGATACTGCTCTAAATTCGGATCAAAAGTTCCATTTCTAGACTTGATTTCTTGGAAAAAGTTTTCATTCTCATTTGCAGCTTCAGTCCGACAGAATTCACGCAATGTATCATGAATCCTGCATGTCTTGACCTTACCATCCGGCTTAAACTTGTCGACTGTGACCAAGTTTCTGTTAATAAGATCCTTTAAGTACTTCTCCGCAGTTTCCTCCAAGCTAGAATCATTACTTTGTTGTATGAATCCTTCCCCAATCCACATGCGAATCAATCTCGACACTGGAATCTCATAGTCCTCTGGAAATACCCCCAGATAGAGAAAGCATGCACGCAAGTTATAAGGCAGTTTATCATAACTCAAAGATATAAATTTGTTCACGCGATTGGTGGGATCTTCTTTAAGAAATCCACTCACTTGTGTGGACAtttcctcccatgcttttttaGTTACACTTTTGTCCAAGGCCGAATACTTTGTGGCAAGGATTCCACCTATGACTACTACTGAAAGAGGCAATCCATGACAATCTCTTGCAATTATTTGCCCGACACTTTCCAAGTCAGAAGGGCAGTCCTGGCCACGAAGTGCCTCCAACCGGAGGAGCTCCCAACTTTCATCTTGATTAAAGAAGCGCAACTTCTTGGGAGGTCTTGGGCAACTAGCATAGCTGCCAACATCCTCGTTGCGACTGGTGATCAAGATTTTACCGTTTTTATTTATCTCAGGGAGGGCAAAGCGAAGTCTGTCCCAATCAGCTGTATTCCAAACATCATCCATCACAATTAGAAAGCATACTTTCTCTAGACGATCAGCAACATCTCGACGTAGGTCTTCCTCATCTTTTTGACGTATGTCCTCAGTTATGGCGGTGAACGCTTTGATAATGGCTAGAAAAACATCCTTGTTTGAGAACTCTTGAGAAATATGAAGCCATATGCGGATAGGGAACTCATAGATGATTGCTGGGTCATTGAAGATCTTCCTCGCCACTGTCGTCTTGCCAAGGCCAAACATGCCAGTCAGAGAAACGACATCCAAATAGTCAGTTACTTGAGTCAGCCGATGTATTAGGTCGTTTGTCACGTCTACGAAGCCCACCACATCTCTTTCCCGTAATGGCCAAATCTGTTAAAAAATATTTAGCATACCACTCCGAATCCAGttgctagaaaaaaaaataggcaCGCTTATTTTGCACGAAAATTAAAAGGAATGTTAAATTTGAAATCATATGGGAAACTTTTCACATAGTTTTCACTGTTAGTTGTTCCAATGACAActttaatttagttttaaacAAGTCTGaaccttaatttttttatatcctGAAATATAAGGATTGTTGTAGTTGTTTTGGTACAATTTCACCATGTTTATAAGTTCAAAGTCGCTTATGACCATTGTATACGACATTGCTCACCACTACTACAAAAGCAAAATAGAAAGCAAACATCCAAGTTTAGAATATTACTACCTCCATCTATGAAAATAGTCTTGATAATAGAcgacgagttttaatgcaaaaatcGGTAGTAAAATAGAGAGACACTAAATAAACTAATTTTAATGTACAACATAGAATGAAAAAGATAACTATTTTTTGGGAACCAGGTATTACATCATATTGTATTGAATAACATCACAAATTACTTTTCCCTCATTTTCCATTCTAAATACTAACAATTAAAATACTTAAAAAccattttttaatcttttttataCTTCAATATTTTGTTATTCCCTTTGTCCCAAACAAGTAATCCCCTTTCTTACTTGCTTTTATCTCACAGCATAAatccatttctattttttaaaatataagtaTTACACTAATTTTTGCATAAAACTCGAGTCATCCCCAAAGAGGCAAAGACCAAAGTCTCTCTCGATTTGGAAAAATCAAAGATGAATCAATTAGGCAAGCAGGAAATAAACACAATTCTATCTAACTCGAATCGGAAAAATCAAAGATGAATCAATTCAGCAAGCAGGAAATAAACACAATTATATCTAACTCGAATCGGAAAAATCAAAGATGAATCAATTCAGCAAGCAGCAGAAGATAAATGAACTTGAGATTACTGACCTGCGGTTTTTCAGATCTGTTTTCGTGATCGATTGTGAGGTTGGCGAAATCCATCCTCGCtcgctccaccttcttcttaaCCTCCTCGACCTTCCCGCCGATGGTGTGGAGATCGTAGGAAGGCTTCCAGAATTTGAGAGAAGTGCCTTTGGCCTTCTTCTCGATGGCTTTGGTGACGAAGAGATCGACGACATCTTCGACCTCGTAGACGACGTCGCGGATGTTCTGCACCAGAGCCTTGGTGTGCTCGTCCTCTCTCCGCTTCTTCACCGAGTCTTTGAGGAAGGCTTTGAAGACGCGGAGATCCTTGTCGAGGCTCACGATCTGGCTTCTGGTTTCGGTGATTAGCTTCGAGTGGTAGAGCAGTAGCTCTTTGAGATTGTTCAGCAGAAATTCCACTGCTGCATCCGCCATATCTCTCTCccttctcactctctctctctctagctaCTGAGTCAACTTCAATCCATTATTGATATGAAAATCGTTAACCAGTCTTGTATCGTTAATCCGGTAGAAAAATTGGCTGATTGAATCGACTTTTTTATAACCTCCGTTAAAATCTTTTAACAGCATCGCcccctactccctccgtcccaaaaatgttgttatactccctccgtctcaggctattcgctcatttccttttcggctcggagattaaggaatgagtgtataggaaagtaaaaaatgacggctgtaggtgaaattttttactaaaaatgaaaagagtgcaagtaacttgggacgcccaaaaaggaaataagtgcgagtagtgcgggacggagagagtattttttaGTTTGAATCAATTCCCCAAAATTTATCAGTGCCTCATATCTCTATAATCTATTCTTACTCGcattttattatttcataaaACTAGTACTTCAAAAATAGGACTCACGTCCTACCAACTTTTTCGATCcactttttataaaaattttaaaattcgagATCCGGTCAAACTATGACGCTATTTAAGGGAGGGAGAGAGTATGACTTTGATGACTTTGAGTTGcataaatggaaatgagagtGAAGAGATGATTATTTATCATGCTctgaatttataatttaaaatttgttaatATTATAATGTTCAAGATACTTTTAACTTTgctgaaatttttattttttatttgatattcAAAATCCCACATCTTACACTATCTTTATTTATCGCTAGCATATTTTTTTAACACTAGTAGTAATTTTTCATTCTAGAGAGGTgacttttattttctattaataatatttcaattatttttttatctatatcttattttatcaattttttatttaattcattaaggCAAAGTCATCCACTATCATAATTATTTTTGACGGACCAAAATAGTCCTACATCcgtcttttaaaaaataattttttttaagcaACATAAGCTTTAATTTAAAATCAGTaagcaaaaaaatgaaatattgttAATAGAGATGGATATCATCTTATTAGAGTGAGATTTTGTTTCctaaaattgaatttttgaaattttaatagatGAGTCATCTACCCTACTAAACAtgtttaaagtattgttaataaataatgaatctCACCTTACtataaagaattttttttttctaaaatagaattttttgtaattttaatggAAAAATCAAACTAGagaattttgtaattttaatggataaatcaaaataaaaaataattttatttttagaccatccacaatgccgaccagccgaccgcccaaccgagcgccggcgctgggcggtccgctcggcgctattgcagagcccggatcgcccagcgcaccgcctagcgcgaaattaaaattttttttttcccgaaacactatatatacgcgttttgctcgtcattttcatttcccgaaacactatatatacgcgctttccTCGTCTCCGGctacgacggagacgaggagtgaattggcactcctttttattattgtattttttttaaattaatgtattttttaaaattattgtactttttaaaattttaatattattattaaacttttcccgtatatgtctcgtaaattaaatttcgtatattgtgtgattgttaattatttcattttgtatatatttgttaatagtgatgtggatattatgtggctaggttatgactgggctattgctgggctatttgcttgttttgatgatgtgacaggaggatttttagtgctgatgatgtggcagtggctaggctatggctgggctattgctgagctatttTTATTGTGGATGGTATTAAAAGATGTTAATACTCCTAATATTTATGGTTATTGTATGAAACAGatcaggccatccacaacgctgtctctatacagtctcttaaaccgtctcttaactactatttgagcactatttgagggccccactgtccttttttcctccatctcttaactaagagacggaacctgcaacgctccgtctcttaaccgtctctataccgtctcttaattactattcattcaatttaatttataattttttttccatcttcttccgggagcgtcgtgggggtggtgcgtcgtgggggtggtgcggcttggGGGTGtgtgatgtacttccgggagcgtcgtgggggtggtgcggcttcctccgcctctcgtcgtcgatcttcttcgagtgattgttccattaattggcgcatttgctcaaaaggattcatttgtttgagttgattgaagatggaaattggagtgatagagaggatttgagaggaatagatgtgtgtttgtgtttgaaatgagtatggaatagaattatttatagagtaaaaaaataaaaaatttaaaaaatgaaaataaatatttaacggtaatattaccgtttgaaaaaaaaaaatttttttattaaaaatcgattttttttaaaaaaaatgaattattgcgtcatcagtgacgacgcccactcgcgggccagcgagtgggcgtcacgcacgcatggggacgtgccacgtgt encodes:
- the LOC121784813 gene encoding putative late blight resistance protein homolog R1B-16, which translates into the protein MADAAVEFLLNNLKELLLYHSKLITETRSQIVSLDKDLRVFKAFLKDSVKKRREDEHTKALVQNIRDVVYEVEDVVDLFVTKAIEKKAKGTSLKFWKPSYDLHTIGGKVEEVKKKVERARMDFANLTIDHENRSEKPQIWPLRERDVVGFVDVTNDLIHRLTQVTDYLDVVSLTGMFGLGKTTVARKIFNDPAIIYEFPIRIWLHISQEFSNKDVFLAIIKAFTAITEDIRQKDEEDLRRDVADRLEKVCFLIVMDDVWNTADWDRLRFALPEINKNGKILITSRNEDVGSYASCPRPPKKLRFFNQDESWELLRLEALRGQDCPSDLESVGQIIARDCHGLPLSVVVIGGILATKYSALDKSVTKKAWEEMSTQVSGFLKEDPTNRVNKFISLSYDKLPYNLRACFLYLGVFPEDYEIPVSRLIRMWIGEGFIQQSNDSSLEETAEKYLKDLINRNLVTVDKFKPDGKVKTCRIHDTLREFCRTEAANENENFFQEIKSRNGTFDPNLEQYRRISIHTNCLKFIRSKPAGHRVRSFVCFSKDGFILPPESVPHMLGAFELLRVLDVKPIKLTKITSHMYELIHVRYIALSLDMPTLPSKFSELWNIQTLIVDTTLRELAVKADIWKLSRLRHFKTNASATLPKPGKDSKHGAELQTLGTISVKNCNTEIFDRACNLKKLGIRGELALLLERKMESFDAIGKLKYLEKLKLMNDVYPRPASEGGLDCLPQPYQFPSTLKSLTLISTFLRWDSMHILGLLENLEILKLKDKAFIGDIWKAVDGGFRHLEFLQIEETDLVCWEASSHHFPRLRSLVLKNCDKLIKIPIALAEVETLQMLEMYVCKSAAASAKDIQVKRSAQPEGFTFKLSIFPPPE